AAGGGAACGTCTCCAAGTATCTCGCGCCTCTGCCATCATTATTGGAAACGATCTTGTCGTGCTTGCGTTTGTCGCCTGCGATCTACACTTCGTTGGCTGATAATTCGGTTTTGACAACTTAAATTTGCTCGAAACGAGAGGTATAAAGGCCGGAAAAGATGATTTGCAGCAATTGTTTGACATCGGGTTCTACTGGAAGAGCCTAGACAATCCAAATTGCCCATATTACCAAATCAAGTTGCCGGTAGGTCCCCCTCTCCCCAAACCTGTCCCTTTCTTGTCTTCACAGGATAAGTTTGATATTCTACACGACACAAAGTGTGAGCTTATAGGGTTACCTCAGACATTGCCCGTCCCTGGCTCAAACGATCCAGCTTACCTGTTTGACTCCACAATAAATTATCCCTATCCATCGTCTTCAGACGGGCGATTGTCTAACCCCTTGTTAGATCTCACTCCTGCCAATCAAGACGATGATCCTTGGAGGTTTCAGGGCAATCCATATGCCAACCCAACCACAACTTTTCTGGGGTTGAACGATCCGTCAAGTCTTGACACTTTGCTTAGTCGCCTTGGTAGCTTTAACCACTTACATGTGCTTTACAATGATAGATTGGATGCTGATGTGCAATATGAAGTGAGTTCCAGCAACCATCCTAAGATAAATGGCTTATGGTGGAATGGAGTAGTAAGAGCCGCAAATGTTGGGGATAGTGATGGCACTGTGCCAGCCTACAGCGCTCAGGCTGCCGATCTTTGGCCTGGCTATCAAGACCATAGCCTTTTTTACCCAGAGGCTCCTGGGACCTTTAACCCTGACACGCGGCCAGAGATGCATGTCAATCTCCCAATGTATCCTGAGTCTCAACTCGTGATCGGTCAGATTCTTACCGGCCTGGTGCCTCCTTTCACAACGCCTCTTAACCCTCTTAACGACTTCTTACAGGGAGACGGTAGTGGTCGTACACTGACGGTCACAGGCTTTAGCCCAATTGAGTTGTTGATTACCGATCCGGCAGGGCGGCATTTGGGACATGATCCGTCAACTAACCAGACATTCACTGAAATTCCCCTGGGTTATTACGAACACCCTGTTGGAGGCAAAGCCGATTTGGTGATTTTTGACTCGATGATTGGTGACTATACCCTGACTATCAAAGGCACTGGTTCTGGCGATTACACTTTGGTAGGGTTGTTGTCCGACTCAATAGCGACTGTCCCAGTGTTTTTTGAGCAGAGCGCAGTTCAATTAGGTGATGTGCTAACAGTGACGTTGACCGTCCCGAATGCCAGCAGTGAAGTAGCTTATCCACCTGATGTTCAGGCCGGACCAGACGAAACTGCAAATGTAGGCGAGTCGGCGGCTTTTGCTGGAAGCGTAACAGACATTAATCCAAGCGACACACACACCTATCAGTGGAACTTCGGCGATGGAGCAACCGCCCAAGGCACACTCATTCCAGTCCACGCTTATACGCTTCCCGGCGCCTACACTGTCGTGTTGACAGTTACGGACAGCAGTGGTTTTGTGGTCAGTGATTCGTTGCAAGTCGTCGTCACTCAAACGTCAACGCCTACCTTTACACCTACATCGACGGCCACTGCTACGCCAACCTCTACCGCTACGGCGACACCAACTGCTACCGCAACACGCACCCCAACCGCCACCAACACAACCACAGGTGGAACCACTATCAACATCAACTTCCAACCCGCCTCCGCCCCTGTACCTGCCGGCTACCTCGTTGACAGCGGCGCAGTCTACGGCAATCGCGGCAATGGCTACACTTACGGCTGGAATTTGGATAACAGCGCCAACACCCGCGACCGTAACTCGGCCAGTTCGCCCGACCAGCGGTACGACACGCTCATTCATACTCAAAGCGGCGGGACGTTTACTTGGGAGATTGGAGTGCCGAACGGGACTTACATCGTCCACTTGGTGGCCGGGGACCCCAACTATTACAACAGCGTTTACAAGATTAACGTAGAAAACGTGCTGGTGGTGAACGGCACGCCTACCACCTCAATACGATGGATAGAAGGCACAGCGCAGGTGACGGTAGCCGATGGCAAGTTGACGGTGAGCAACGCGACCGGGTCGAGCAACAACAAGATTGACTTCATCGAAATTACCTCTGGCAGCGGGTCTACGCCGATGAATACTTACACTGCAACCGCCACGCCAACCGCTACTGCGACGTCAACGGCAACGCGCACACCGACTGCTACTGCGACAAGGACGGCAACGAGCACATCAGCCGCAACTGCGACAGCGACGCAGACACCAACCCCAACTATATCCGGCAACTTCCCCTCAACCGGCGTGCTGGATAACTTCAACCGGGCCAATGGCTCGATTGGCAGTAACTGGTCTGGCAACACCGGGAGTTATGCCATCAACGCCAACTATCTCAACGTCACTTCCAACGGCTACATCTTCTGGAACCCAACTTCGTTCGGCGCGAACCAGGAAGCCTATATTACCCTGAGCAATTTCTATTCAAGCGGGGTGGAGCACGACCTCCTGCTCAAGTCGCAATCGAGCACGACATTCACGGCGGGGGTGATTGAGGTGTGGTACGATGCAGCGGGCCATCGGGTGCAGGTGTGGACTTACACGAGCGCCCAGGGCTGGGTACAACGCGGGGCGGATATTCCGGTGACGTTCGTCAATAGCGACCGGCTTGGAGCCAGAGCCAAGGCGGATGGCACGGTGGAAGTCTACCGTAACGGCACACTGCTGGCGACGCGCGATGTGACTGGCTGGCCTTACTATGCCAACGGCGGTTATGTTGGCCTGTGGTTCATCAGTGTAAACAATTCTACGGTCATAGATGACTTTGGCGGTGGAACGATAGCGCCCTGATGTTGGCCAAAGGTGACCGTATGAGCGCAAAGAAAACATTTGTGGGTGGGTGTGCCGCCCTCGGAATGCTTATTGTGATAAGTTGTAGCTGGTTGTATTGGCGCTTGTTTCCACCATGCGGCCAGCCACCAGAAGATCCGAACGTCGAAGTTGTTGTATCGGACTGTCATGCGCCATACCTGGATAGCACATCGCCCGACGGGAAGTATATGGTTTACGCGGATGATAGAGGTTACTGGCTACGGGATCTGCTAACAGGTAAAGAAAAATCACTACCGGCTTTCAGCCCTTACTGGCTTTCAGGTACATTAATCCTGCAAACTGCTGGCGGCGGAGTTCAACAACGGCAATTTTGGGCATATGACGTGACGGACGGAACACAAACACCTTTACAGTGGATAGCCGGAAAGGCGAACTTCTTTAGAGCATTGCCTGCCATCCAACAGGCCGCTGTAATCTATTATGGGGCAGACGAACGGGATCCGATAATTGTAGCGTTGGCAGTTGATTTCAAAGACTATCCATTAGGTAGTTATGCTTTGACGCCGCCTTCAACTCGACAGGGGGGCGATGGAGAAGATGAGGCTCTTCTTGCTTTTCTTCAAGACAATCAGATTCCCTATACTAAGTTCAGAGGTAAGTATTACTATGACGATCCTTTGCCATCCCATGATGGCCAATTGTTGGCAAAGGGCTCCCAGATTGTTGACACCACAGGAAACTTGATCGTTCGAACGTTGGATCCCAATCGTGACATCTATCTCATTTCTCCTGTTGCGGGTTGGGCACATGACGATAGCGGCGTATATCTGCAACATACTCAGAGCACAGGGCCAATCTCTATTCTCACGCCGCTTTTGGTGGGGCATAAAGATCAACCTATTCTCAAACTGAAAGTGCCGCTTCAGTATCTTTCGCCAGAAGCGCGTGCGGCTGAAGAGGCTCGGCAGGCACAAGAGCAGAGGGAAAAACTGCAAAGGACAATAGCCTGGATCGCAGTTGTTCTGGTGATTGTAGGCTTAGCGGTTTTTTGGTGGCGTAGAAGAGCCAAAAACACATAGCCAACCAGTCAACGCAAACAGGAATGAGCCGGGGTAATTCACCCCGGCTTTTCTTTGCCTCGCGCCTCACACACGCTGACTCTAACCGCTTCGCGCACTCTAACTTATAATGGCCCTCATGCGAATAGCCATGCTTTCCGTTCACACCTGTCCGCTGGCAACGCTCGGCGGCAAAGACACCGGCGGCATGAACGTCTACGTCCGCGACCTGAGCCGTGAGTTGGGGCGGCGCGGCATTGGGGTGGATGTGTTCACCCGCTCGCAGGACGAGCACCAGCCGCACGTCAAGCACGACTTGGGCAACGGCAACCGGGTGGTGCATATCCCGGCCGGGCCGGAGCGCCCGATGGCCAAGACCGACATCTATCGCTACCTGCCTGAGTTTGTGGGCGGGGTGCGCGAGTTTGCGGCGCTGGAAGGCCTGCATTACGACCTGATTCACTCGCACTACTGGCTCTCGGGGGTGGTGGCCCACGAGCTTCGCAAGTTCTGGAACGTGCCTTTCGTTCACATGGCCCACACTCTGGGCGTGATGAAAAACCGGATCGCCCAGCGGCCCGAGGATCGCGAATCCGATCTGCGTCTGGAGATGGAAGAAGAGATCGTCCACTGGGCCGACCGCCTCATTGCCGCCACCGAGGCCGAGAAGGCGCAAATGCAAATGCTCATGCAGGCCAACACCCGCAAGGTGGAAATCATCCCGCCGGGGGTTGACCTGACCATGTTCCACCCCCTTTCAATGGCCGAAGCCAAGTCTCGCATCGGCGTGCCGCCCTCCGACACCATGTTGTTGTTCGTGGGCCGCATTGAGCCGCTCAAAGGCGTGGACACGCTCTTTCGGGCGATGAAGTTGTTGCGCGATCGCGGAGCCATGCCGTCGCATCTCTGCCTCTCTATCATCGGCGGCGACGCCTCAGAGGACACGGCTCACGACAACGACGAAATGGAACGACTAAGAGCTTTGCGGCACGAACTTGGAATCGGCGATGTGGTGGCGTTCCTGGGCAAGCGCGATCAAGACTCGCTGAACGATTACTACGCTTCAGCGCAGGCAGTTATTATGCCTTCACACTACGAGTCATTTGGCATGGTGGCGCTGGAGGCCATGGCCTGCGGCACGCCGGTGATTGCCTCCGAGGTGGGCGGGCTGGCGTTTCTGGTGCGGGACGAAGAGACCGGCTTCCACGTGCCCGACCGCGACCCCGAAGCCCTGTGCGACCGCTTGCAATGGATCATCCACGACCCGACTCTGCGTGGCCGGCTTGGGGCCAGGGCCGCCGAGTATGCCAAAGAATATACCTGGCCGTTGATTGCGGAGCGGATTGTCAAAGTTTACGAGTCGGTCAGCAATAGACAGGGAGACAAGGAGACAAGGTGACAAGGAGATCGCCTTGTCTCCCCTTCACCTTGTCTCCTTGTCATGGAAAGTAAGTCCCCCAAACTTCAAAATACGCGCATCGCGTCGAAACGTAAGTCGTAAACTCCACCAGCTTCTTTTCCTGCTCGTCCCGCTTCAACCATAAATCAAGATCGTCGGCGCGCTGGCGGCATTTGAGGATCAAGTCGTTGACGACGAACGGCGCCACGCCCACCCACTGGCTGACGCGGTTTACGATGACCCGCTGATTCCGGCGTAGAAAGTTGTCGGCGTGAATGTAGCCGCGCTCGATCTTCTGGCCGTTTCGCAGTTTGGGCCGGGCGCGGAAGATGTACTTAAGATCGGGGTCAACAAAACCGGCGGCGTTTTTGCGGTAGTAGGTTGGGCGGCCTTTGAAGAACTGGGCCAGAGTCATTTTGTATTCCGACAACCCTTCATACTCGTTGGGAATGTTTTCGATGAGCGGTTCCTGGTTGCGGTACTCACGCACAATCTTGTCCACAAACTCCAGCTTGCGGAGCGCGCCGGGGTAGTTGCGCCACTTCTTGCGCCAATTCAGGCGCGGCGTGAGCCAGACCATGAACGTCTCGGCAAAATCGTCGTCAGGGTGTTTTTGGGCATAGTGGTCACCCGAAGGGTTGACGTAGTCGCGGCTCCAGGGATTGACGTAGCGAATGTACTGATCGGTCATTGGATAGGTGCGGAAGTAGTGGCCGCGCACGTTGAAGACTTCGCGGAACTCGGGCAGGCGGTAGAGCTTGTAAGCGTAAGCGAAGGCATGGCCCACTTCGTGGCGGACGGTGGCAATCACTTCCTCGGGTGTGTAAGCCCAGCCCCGGAATTCCTTGTTGAGCGCCCGCAGTCGTTCGGTAGTGTCGTAAAAGCCGAAGCAGATGTTGGTGGTGCCTTCAATCGTGCCGTAGCCGGTGGAGAGATAATAGAACGGCTTGAGCTTGTTGATCCTCATCCGGGCCATGTCGGCCCGGACGATGCGAACGGCTTCGCTTAACAGCGGCGAATTTTCAACCGCCAGGCCGAGTTTGTTGAGGGGCGTGGTCAGCAGTTCAAGGCGCAGGGTTTCTTCACTGTAAAGCAGTTGTCGGGTGCGGCGCATGGCAGGAAAGTAGGCAAGTAGAAAGGGAAACAGGTAAACAAGTGGCCTCACTTGTATACCTACCTGCACCCCTGTTTACTTGTCTACGTCTTTACTTTTGGAGACAGCGCCCGCGGCAAGACTCGAACTCGCAACCCCTTGATCCGAAGTCAAGTGCTCTATCCATTGAGCTACGCGGGCAAGGGTGCCTGATGGGACTTGAACCCACAACATCCACATCCACAGTGTGGCGCTCTAACCACTTGAGCTACAGGCACCATTTTAGCAGGGGGATTTTATCACGAACCCGATTGCCCTTCAAGAATTTGGCGGATGGTTGTCGCCGCCTCTGTTTGTTTAACCGTCACCTGCGTCCGGGCGGCCAGGTTTTTCACCGTCACCTGGCCTGCCGCCGCCTCGTCCGGCCCCACAATGACGGCCACCCGGATGCCCTGAGAATCGGCGTATTTTAGCTGCTTGTCCAGTTTAACCGGCTCGGGGAACAGCTCGACGGCCAAACCGGCGGCCCGAAGGTCGCGGGCGACACTCAGGGAATCATTCAGGCTGTCGGCCCCAAAAACTGTCACCAGAGCCGAGGCCGGTGACTTGGCAAAGGCGGGGACTTTATTGTATTTGGCCGCCACCAGGCCGATCACCATGTCGCCCAGGGCAAAGCCCACACCCGAAATTCGGTCGCCGCCCACGTCGGCCACCAGGTTGTCGTAGCGCCCGCCGCCGAGGATGGCCCGAAACTCGCCGTCGCGGTCGCGGGCTTCCATCACCGTTCGGGTGTAGTAGTCGAGGCCGCGCACCACGCCCGGCTCATACTCGAAATACTCGCCCACACCCATCGTTTCAAGGATGGCAAAGAACCTCACCAACTCGTCGGACTTGCGCCACAAGTCTTTGTCGGCCAGCAGGGCGCGAACGCCTGATGTTTGTTCAGCCGTCAACCCCTGGGCAACGCCGTACTCGGCCCAGGCTTGCGGCGAGAGTTTGTCAATGCGGTCAATCAGGCGCAAGGCGGGCTTGATGTCGCCAATGCCCAGGGCGGCGATCTGCTCGGCCATCAGCTTGCGGTTGTTGATCTGGATTTTGACTTCGGCCGGCGTGAGGCCGACGAGCCGAAAGAATTCAGCACCGATGGCGGCGATCTCGGCATCGGCCTCTATCGAGTCACTGCCCAGCAGGTCAATGTTCCACTGGAAGAATTCGCGCGAGCGGCCCTTTTGCGGGCGCTCGTAGCGCCACATCGGGCCAAAGCTCCACCAGCGAATCGGGCGCGGCAACTGCCCGGCCCGGCTTGCCACCATGCGCGCCAGCGAAGGCGTCAGTTCGGGCCGGAGCGTGATCTGCTCGCCCCCCCGATCGTTGAAGACGAAGGCCTGCTCTTTGACCAACTCTTCGCCACTCTTGGCGGCGTAAAGCTCCAGCGTTTCCAGAAACGGCCCGTCGTATTCCTGGTAGCCATACTTTTGCGAGACGGCCTTCATGTTGGCATACAGCCAGTTGCGGAGCGCCATCTGCTCCGGGTAAAAATCGCGTGCGCCTTTGACGGTTGGGATTTTAGTTTTCATGGTTGTTGATGATTAGAGAATTGGGAGGATTGGAGAATTCAATCTCCACGCGAAGCGTCTAATCCCCAATCTCTAAAACAAAACGGCGCAGGCCAGAGAGCCTACGCCGTCGAAGTTCTACAAACTGCCGCGTTCAGCCCAAGCTGAAATGACCATTGTGATGATGGTGGTGATGCGAAGCGGTGGCATGGGTGAGCAGGCAATACTTATTCATGGGCGGTATTTTAGCATTAATTGGCGCAGAGTGGTGTAAACTTATTTCCATGAACCAATCACTTCAACCGGTCGGCGAAAAGACCGCCGCAGGTATCCCGCTCAGTTTGGCCCCTTGTTTTCAAGAATATGTTCTGGAGCGGATCGATCCAGCGCAACATGCAGATTTGGTAATTGAGCGTGTGCTGGCTAATGGCGACCGGTGTGAATTGCGCTGGCTTTTTGACCATTATGGGCGGGCGAGTATCACTAACTGGGTTCAGCAGTTGGGCGCTCGCCGTTTGCCCTGGCGGCGTTATAACTTGTGGTGTGTACTGCTTGAATTACCAGCCGCCCGGCGGCTCCGCCCAGACGAAGGGCAGATATGGCCTCACTAAACCCGGTTCACTGGGAAACCATTACCTCTCAAATGCGAGAGATATTGCAATTTGTTGGGCAACGTCCCTTTGCTCGGCGCTTTTATTTGGCGGGCGGAACAGCCCTGGCCTTGAGGTTGGGGCATCGGCGTTCAGTAGATTTCGATTTTTTCTCTGCCTCTGATGAAGTGACCCGTACAACACGGCAGGAGATTTTGCAGGCGCTCACGCCGCTGGCCCCTCAAGCTTTGGAAGATGCAGACGGCAATCTGTTATTACGAGTGCAGGATGTTCACGTGGGGTTCTTCGGCTATGGCTACTCGCTTCTTACACCCACTGATGATGTGGAAGGTGTGCAGGTAGCTTCGATTGTTGATGTGGGATTAATGAAGTTGGATGCCCTATGCCCGCGATTTCGAGTTGATGGCGGTAGAAAGTTTGGTTTTGTTCGAGAATGCCGATCGTGATCTGCAACCGGAACTGCTTATCAATTTGCCTTGGGAGCAAGTTCGCCAATTTTTTATCGAGCAAGCGCGATCTCTTGGCAGAACCTGGTTCGGCAGTCAGTCGAGTTGAATGGATTGGTTGTTCATTTGTGGGAGTAACGGATTGGCCGATTAAACGGATCGCGTCCGCTAAATTCGATTAATCCACTGTTCTTTTCTTCTTGCAATATCGATCAAACCACCCCACCATCCGGTTCAACCGGTCCACCCGGTGCTGCGGCTCGCCACTGCGGCTCATCTCGTGGCCCTCACGCGGGTAGCGGTAGAACACGACTTCACGCTTGAGCCGCTTGAGGGCAGTATAAAGTTGCTCGGCTTCAGAGACAGGGCAACGGTAATCATTCTCCTGATGTTCAATCGCCAGCGGCGTCTTGATATTTCTCACGTAAGCCAGCGGTGACTGGCCCCAGCACTTATCCAGCGCATCGTAAGGCATGGTCACATCGAACTCGCGCTCTGTGAACCACGGAATGTCCGATACGCCGTACATCGAGATCACGTTATACAATCCGCGTTGCGACCAGGCGCAGGCAAAGCGATTGTCGTGGCTCACAATCCAGGCCGTCATGTAGCCGGCATAACTGCCGCCGGTCAGGGCCATGCGCTTCGAGTCCACGAAGCCCAGCGCCGCCACCGTCTCCACGCCCGTCAAAATGTCGCGCATCACGTCGCTCCCCCAGTCGCCGGTGATGATGGACGAGAACTCGGAGCCGTAGCCGTCCGAGCCGCGCGGGTTGCAGTAGAACACGGCGTAACCACGCGCCGCGTGCAGTTGCCACTCCAGCCACATGCTGGGCATGGCCGGCCCCCACATCACGTGCGGCCCGCCGTGCATGTTCACCGCCAGCGGATACTTCTTGCCTTTCTTGAAACCTATCGGCTTCAGCACCCAGCCTTGAATGGGCCGCCCGTCGTGCGCGGTGAAGCTCACGTCTTCGGCTTGGGCGACGTGAACCTCGTCGAGCAATTTCTTGTTGAAGTCGGTGAGGCGTTCTTCTTTTCGATTTCGCCGGACGTAAACGTCTGCTGGCCGCTCAGGCGAAGAGGCGACGAAGGCGACGGTTTCAGACTCAGAGACGGTGAACCCGGTCACCATCCGCCGCTCGCCGATCACTTTCACGGGGTCGCCGCCGCTGATCGTCACCCGGTAGATTTCCACATTCCCATGATCGCCTGCCTGCAAGTACAACGATTTCGAATCCGACGACCAGTGAATGGCCTCCACCTGCCGATCCAACTTCAACGTGAGGTCGCGAGCCGGGCCACCTTTGGCGGGCAAAATCGCCAGATGCACCGACTGGCCGTACGAGCCGGTTCGCGGATGCCGCAGAGTCGCCAGCCACTTGCCGTCCGGCGAAGCCTTGATGTTGAAGTAATCGCGATCGGTCTTCGTCACCCAGACGAACGATTTGCGTTTGCCGGTGGAGCTGAAGCGAACGACATCTTGTTGATGCCAGGGATCGTAATCCGGGTCACGAGATTGAATCGAGTAAATGGATTTGCCGTCAGGCGACCATTCGATCTCGTTGAAGTTCATATCGCCGTCGCTGAGGCGGCGAGGCTTGGCCGTCTCGCCCTCGGCGGGCGCGTCCATCACGTAAATGTGCGAGAAGCGATCGTCGAAAAACTCGGTGCCGGTGCGAAATGGAAAACGAGTGATCGCGCGCGGATCGGCTTTCTTCTTCTCTTTGTCTTCCCTGATTTCTTTTCGATGCTTTGCTTCCAAATCGGTTTGCGGCGGCGGCTCTTCTTTGCCGCTGTCCTCGTTAGCCCGCTCTTCGGCATTGAGGCGCGAGAGGAAGGCGAGACGTTTGCCGTCGGGACTCCAAACCGGATTGGCGGCCCCGTTTGGCATTGAGGTGATGGGCCGGGCTTCACCGCCGCTCAGGCCGATGAGGTAAATTTGCGCGCGAGGCGCGTCATTTCGCGCTGAGACAAAGGCCAGCGTTTGGCCGTCGGGACTCCAGCGCGGCGAGTGGTCGAGCTTGTCGCCAGAAGTGAATTGGCGGACGCGCGGCGCTTTGCCGGTCAGGTCGGCCAGCCAAATATTGCGCTTGTACTTGTTCTGTAGCTTGTCGGTCGTCACTTTGACGAAGGCGACATGACTTCCGCTCGGGCTGATTTGGGGGTCTTCGACCAGTTGCA
This genomic interval from Chloroflexota bacterium contains the following:
- a CDS encoding PKD domain-containing protein yields the protein MIGDYTLTIKGTGSGDYTLVGLLSDSIATVPVFFEQSAVQLGDVLTVTLTVPNASSEVAYPPDVQAGPDETANVGESAAFAGSVTDINPSDTHTYQWNFGDGATAQGTLIPVHAYTLPGAYTVVLTVTDSSGFVVSDSLQVVVTQTSTPTFTPTSTATATPTSTATATPTATATRTPTATNTTTGGTTININFQPASAPVPAGYLVDSGAVYGNRGNGYTYGWNLDNSANTRDRNSASSPDQRYDTLIHTQSGGTFTWEIGVPNGTYIVHLVAGDPNYYNSVYKINVENVLVVNGTPTTSIRWIEGTAQVTVADGKLTVSNATGSSNNKIDFIEITSGSGSTPMNTYTATATPTATATSTATRTPTATATRTATSTSAATATATQTPTPTISGNFPSTGVLDNFNRANGSIGSNWSGNTGSYAINANYLNVTSNGYIFWNPTSFGANQEAYITLSNFYSSGVEHDLLLKSQSSTTFTAGVIEVWYDAAGHRVQVWTYTSAQGWVQRGADIPVTFVNSDRLGARAKADGTVEVYRNGTLLATRDVTGWPYYANGGYVGLWFISVNNSTVIDDFGGGTIAP
- a CDS encoding glycosyltransferase, yielding MRIAMLSVHTCPLATLGGKDTGGMNVYVRDLSRELGRRGIGVDVFTRSQDEHQPHVKHDLGNGNRVVHIPAGPERPMAKTDIYRYLPEFVGGVREFAALEGLHYDLIHSHYWLSGVVAHELRKFWNVPFVHMAHTLGVMKNRIAQRPEDRESDLRLEMEEEIVHWADRLIAATEAEKAQMQMLMQANTRKVEIIPPGVDLTMFHPLSMAEAKSRIGVPPSDTMLLFVGRIEPLKGVDTLFRAMKLLRDRGAMPSHLCLSIIGGDASEDTAHDNDEMERLRALRHELGIGDVVAFLGKRDQDSLNDYYASAQAVIMPSHYESFGMVALEAMACGTPVIASEVGGLAFLVRDEETGFHVPDRDPEALCDRLQWIIHDPTLRGRLGARAAEYAKEYTWPLIAERIVKVYESVSNRQGDKETR
- the hisS gene encoding histidine--tRNA ligase; translation: MKTKIPTVKGARDFYPEQMALRNWLYANMKAVSQKYGYQEYDGPFLETLELYAAKSGEELVKEQAFVFNDRGGEQITLRPELTPSLARMVASRAGQLPRPIRWWSFGPMWRYERPQKGRSREFFQWNIDLLGSDSIEADAEIAAIGAEFFRLVGLTPAEVKIQINNRKLMAEQIAALGIGDIKPALRLIDRIDKLSPQAWAEYGVAQGLTAEQTSGVRALLADKDLWRKSDELVRFFAILETMGVGEYFEYEPGVVRGLDYYTRTVMEARDRDGEFRAILGGGRYDNLVADVGGDRISGVGFALGDMVIGLVAAKYNKVPAFAKSPASALVTVFGADSLNDSLSVARDLRAAGLAVELFPEPVKLDKQLKYADSQGIRVAVIVGPDEAAAGQVTVKNLAARTQVTVKQTEAATTIRQILEGQSGS
- a CDS encoding nucleotidyl transferase AbiEii/AbiGii toxin family protein, which produces MASLNPVHWETITSQMREILQFVGQRPFARRFYLAGGTALALRLGHRRSVDFDFFSASDEVTRTTRQEILQALTPLAPQALEDADGNLLLRVQDVHVGFFGYGYSLLTPTDDVEGVQVASIVDVGLMKLDALCPRFRVDGGRKFGFVRECRS
- a CDS encoding S9 family peptidase encodes the protein MPTKSAVKNAVKRPLTAEDLYTLQLVEDPQISPSGSHVAFVKVTTDKLQNKYKRNIWLADLTGKAPRVRQFTSGDKLDHSPRWSPDGQTLAFVSARNDAPRAQIYLIGLSGGEARPITSMPNGAANPVWSPDGKRLAFLSRLNAEERANEDSGKEEPPPQTDLEAKHRKEIREDKEKKKADPRAITRFPFRTGTEFFDDRFSHIYVMDAPAEGETAKPRRLSDGDMNFNEIEWSPDGKSIYSIQSRDPDYDPWHQQDVVRFSSTGKRKSFVWVTKTDRDYFNIKASPDGKWLATLRHPRTGSYGQSVHLAILPAKGGPARDLTLKLDRQVEAIHWSSDSKSLYLQAGDHGNVEIYRVTISGGDPVKVIGERRMVTGFTVSESETVAFVASSPERPADVYVRRNRKEERLTDFNKKLLDEVHVAQAEDVSFTAHDGRPIQGWVLKPIGFKKGKKYPLAVNMHGGPHVMWGPAMPSMWLEWQLHAARGYAVFYCNPRGSDGYGSEFSSIITGDWGSDVMRDILTGVETVAALGFVDSKRMALTGGSYAGYMTAWIVSHDNRFACAWSQRGLYNVISMYGVSDIPWFTEREFDVTMPYDALDKCWGQSPLAYVRNIKTPLAIEHQENDYRCPVSEAEQLYTALKRLKREVVFYRYPREGHEMSRSGEPQHRVDRLNRMVGWFDRYCKKKRTVD